Below is a genomic region from Nitrososphaerales archaeon.
TCCTCACTCACACCTATCTCTACCGCACTCGTAGGCGCATGAACATTTAAAAGTGATTTCCTCACAATTTCCCAATCCATTTCATGAAGCTTGGCCATCATGATCGTACCAATACCGCACTTTTCTCCGTGGAGGCCGCAGTTCGGTGCTATAATAGATAGGGCGTGGCTAAATAGGTGCTCAGAACCACTACAGGGCCTACTACTACCAGCTATCCCAGCTGCAACACCCGCGCTGATCAGAGCCTCCACAACATCCCTTATCGACTCATCCGAACCCTTACCTATACTTTCAGACTCCTTTATCACAATATCTGCACTCATCCTAGCCAAACTTGCAGAGTATTTACCGAAGTATTCCCCTCTTAAATCTCTTGCCAACTCCCAATCCTTTACAGCTGTAATCTTCGATATTAGATCGCCACAACCACTGGCCAAAAGCCTCCTCGGAGCATTTTTAATAATCTCTATATCTCCCAGTATGCCTATGGGAGGTCGTGAGATTATTGAATAGGGACGGTTTAAACCTTTGATGGAAGCGAACGGGCTAGAAATTCCATCATGGGAGGCACTTGTAGGTACACTCACGAAGGGGAGGTTCATATTCGATGCGCTGAGCTTCGCTACATCGATCGATTTCCCCCCGCCCAGACCTACGATGATATCTATCCCTTTACCCTTAGCGAATTCCTCAACTCGATTCACTTCATCGATCGTAGCCTCTTTTACACAGTACCAAGAAAGGTCAAAACCACAACTTATAAGCGAATCCTCGACCCGATCGCCCGCTATCTCTTTCACATGCTCACCAGAAACGATCAGGACCTTCCCATTCAAGTCTAAATTCCTTAAGAATTCACCGAATTCACTCAAGACTCCATGACCGATGAGGATCTTTCTTGGTAACTCCATCAAATGGCTTTTCAAGCTAATCTAAAATCTTTTAAACCAAACTATTTAAGAGTATTTAAAGAGCGATTTTAAGGAGTGATTACATGATTCTCTGATCGTTTGTAATCTCTTTGTAATCTCTACGCTAATTGGATATTGCTGTTTAAGTGGGCCCGCTGGGATTCGAACCCAGGACCTTCGGCTCCGAAGGCTTGCGCAAGATTCATCTTCGACGCCCTATCCATGCTAGGCTACGGGCCCTTAGTCGATCCATGTTAATAAAAGGTTCACAAGATATAAATATTCAATTGAGGAAAAATTTGAGTTTTTATTTATTGAAGAGCCTATGAGGGTTGTGATTGATCTAAATTTTATAAATTTTAA
It encodes:
- a CDS encoding sn-glycerol-1-phosphate dehydrogenase; translated protein: MELPRKILIGHGVLSEFGEFLRNLDLNGKVLIVSGEHVKEIAGDRVEDSLISCGFDLSWYCVKEATIDEVNRVEEFAKGKGIDIIVGLGGGKSIDVAKLSASNMNLPFVSVPTSASHDGISSPFASIKGLNRPYSIISRPPIGILGDIEIIKNAPRRLLASGCGDLISKITAVKDWELARDLRGEYFGKYSASLARMSADIVIKESESIGKGSDESIRDVVEALISAGVAAGIAGSSRPCSGSEHLFSHALSIIAPNCGLHGEKCGIGTIMMAKLHEMDWEIVRKSLLNVHAPTSAVEIGVSE